In the genome of Polaribacter atrinae, one region contains:
- a CDS encoding carbohydrate kinase family protein, translating to MKNTTKNIDILCVGEVLIDFIGHQSGVLINNTRDYHRYLGGSPTNVAMNSARLGLKSVMISSVGDDGFGEYIFKRLAEEGVNTHHIKKIDKKPTSVIFVSKSEGTPDFIPFREADYHITEEQISTEMLTKTNIYHTTCFALSREPAQTTILKKAEEAYNLGCKLSIDLNYAKKLWSSQEQALSVIKAYCKFNPLIKISEDDMLRLFEKELPHQEIFDFFHNLGVETVCLTLGSNGVKLSQSGKEIIQLPAIKVERVMDTTGAGDAFWSGFLFAYIKEKPIQDCLQVALKLAALKLQNVGRLPDNINILSKLL from the coding sequence TTGAAAAACACAACTAAAAATATAGACATACTATGTGTTGGTGAAGTCCTTATCGATTTCATTGGCCACCAATCTGGCGTACTTATTAATAATACTAGAGATTACCATAGATATTTAGGTGGGTCACCTACTAATGTTGCTATGAATTCTGCTAGATTAGGATTAAAATCTGTTATGATATCATCCGTTGGTGATGATGGCTTTGGCGAATACATTTTTAAAAGACTTGCAGAAGAAGGTGTAAATACACACCATATTAAAAAAATTGACAAGAAGCCTACAAGTGTCATTTTTGTATCAAAATCAGAGGGAACTCCAGATTTTATTCCCTTTCGTGAAGCAGATTATCACATTACAGAAGAGCAGATATCTACAGAAATGTTGACTAAAACCAATATATATCACACAACTTGTTTTGCATTAAGTAGAGAACCTGCACAAACTACCATCTTAAAAAAAGCAGAAGAGGCTTATAATTTAGGCTGTAAATTAAGTATTGATTTAAATTATGCTAAAAAATTATGGAGCAGTCAAGAACAAGCTTTAAGCGTAATAAAAGCCTACTGTAAGTTTAATCCTTTGATAAAAATTAGTGAAGACGATATGCTTCGCTTATTTGAAAAAGAGTTACCACACCAAGAGATTTTTGATTTTTTTCATAACCTAGGTGTAGAAACAGTTTGTTTAACATTAGGCAGTAACGGTGTTAAATTGTCACAATCTGGTAAAGAAATTATTCAGTTACCAGCCATTAAAGTAGAACGAGTAATGGACACTACAGGAGCAGGAGATGCTTTTTGGTCTGGTTTCTTATTTGCTTACATTAAAGAAAAACCAATACAAGACTGTTTACAGGTTGCTTTAAAATTAGCGGCTTTAAAACTTCAAAACGTTGGCAGACTGCCAGATAACATTAATATTTTATCTAAACTTTTATAG